The sequence below is a genomic window from Mytilus edulis chromosome 2, xbMytEdul2.2, whole genome shotgun sequence.
ACTGTCAGACACAAAaagatgtataaatttttaaTCAGCATTATCACAATCTGTCAAATGcagatttttttactttaaaacgtTTTTTCAATTACTTCACTTAAGAAACACATGCTCATGTATTATCAGtatgaaataaaatcaatacTGTCTTATTTAAGTGTCGacatttaaacttttgaaatattatatttataattatttcaaatcaatagcaataatttcaacaaaattgaaaagAGTATACATCTAGAAATGATAACAAGTTCAATTTTAAAGttcatataatttttcaaatctgAATTACCTTTAGTGTGATAATGGTTTTTTTAAACtctaatatgaaaattaaatgcaTACAGCTGAATGAAGCAATGATGTTTACCCAAACAGgtatttcattttcttaaaaaagATTTAACAAATATGATCAGTTTaagcaaatatttgtttatatgcATAACAACTTGTTATTTGAGCACTTATCAAGATTGTCATTTAACTGCTTTATTGAAGGCTCTCTCTCCAAATCTGTCTTAATTGCTTTAAATTTCTATATCATATCTCTTAAAGTAATGTTGGCAAGAGCACTGCCATCTAAGCTGAATTCATTGCTGCGTACGCGTCTGACGTTCTGCCGACGACGATTGCTTCCGCCTAGTGCCCGCCTCATTGGACGTGGTGGCAAGTTGACCACTCTGTTCACTGCTGGCTGGTCTCTGGGATCGTTGCCCAGGTACAAATCCAAAAGCTGAAGTAGAAAAAGTTATAccagatttttgaaaatatatatgttgtaatagatatttaaatacttttattgTAAAGTCCCATGCAGGAAATAACAGAAGTTATTTCAATACTGCAATTAAGCAAGGTGCTCATGCTATCTTATATATAACTAAACTGTTTGTTCATTCCTGaaataacattttgaaatataactgCTTTAATATTCATAGATTATAACTTGGAATTTCAGATATCAGCCCTAGTATCAGATAGCGACTTCTATATGGGACCAAGGGATTTAGCCCAAGGTTAGGATATGAATTGAGGGAAGAAACAACACCAAGCATAAAATGTCTTGAtactaaaataattaaaatacaaacaaaaattggtaaattacatagaaataaaataaaactgactTCAGTTTAGGtccttttgttataaaaaaaataccggtATGTATTTactgaaacaaaattaatattgaaATTAGCAGTACAGCTCGGCTACATTTACTGGTAGTGCAAAAGTTCTACAGTAAATCACATGCATAGTTTTATCAGTAGCAGGAAAATGAAGGCTGGAACCAAAAGATAGCTGGTGAAACAAATTTGGATGATTATTGCATATGAATGAATTAGATACCCAAAATGATGTAAGAAAGTGTTCCAGTAAAAACTAAATAATCCCTAACTACATATAAGATTGCATTTGTTTGTCATGATTTGGTATTCTGTAATAATATACAAATCACTTTTATTTGAGATAAAATAGCAAGTTAGGCAGAAAACTCTAACTTTGTCAATATAAGTTAACACCTATTTCATTGTTTTTAGAAAAATACTAAATTTAATAACCACAAATATACAAGGAGCAACTTATCtaagtaatttcagaaaaagtcaTCTAAATAAAAGTTCTCTTTGTTATTTGACATAAATAATTGTAAGAGAAATGCAAGTAGAAATTTCACATAAATAATTGTAAGAGAAATGCAAGTAGAAATTTGAAGAACAGtgtgaaattaaagaaaagaCTGCTGTTAGTTACAGACATTGTTACAATAGTGCAAGCATGCAGGAATTGAGTATTCtctcatacctcatcttttttAGGAGACTGAAATTCCTGAAATCACATTTAATTAACATTCagaatattttattcaaaggtgTATTTTTGAATATATAGATACATCTTTATGGTATTTTGATAACTACTTAGCAGTTTAACAatgtttttagaatttttttgcTTAGAGAAATATCTGCCTTTGCTAATGTGTTTTGTAAGtttatttgaattattaaaagttatttattttttgttaaaattgaagtAATCTAAGTACATTATAAGTTAAATAAGtaagaattatatttttaaacaaaacactTTGCTAACGCTTGTTATTAAGATATAGACAAATTCAATGAATTAGTCTCTCAAGCAATAGATGTAATTCCTAGTGTTTCAAATATTTCTGACCTTTATTCTTATGAAATTTTCGTTGACATATCACCATGTTTCTGTAAACTTTGTTCAAAACTTTATAAACTCAGAAATATTTAAAGCTTGACATACTGTATGGAAGCCTGTTGAcatctatggttttttttggtttttttttgttgggttgctgtcttatatCTCCTTTAAGTCATGTCAATGTGTGGATTAGATGTTCAAGCAATACCCGCCTAGCTGAAACATTGCAAATAAAGTTATTTACCTGTAATCTGTCTGACAATGCTTCACTGTGATGTAGTGGTTCACTCTGAATACCACCCATAGAACCTGGTGTAGATATTTCACTCTCAGCCTGTGACCAGCGTCCATTATCATCTGTAATACAGTGTAGTTGTGAAGGAAGGAAGTCATGTGATGTAAGTATAGGAACACATGTGACATGCGACACTGCACACTGTCAGTCTGACAGGCTAACAAGAAATACAACAAAAATCGAAAATTTTGAATTCATTCTACCTCAACCCTAACCCTTAACTTAGACTTCATTTGTAAAACAGTCTGAATCCAACATTGATTTCATTCAAACATTGTAAAAAAGGTTTTATTTACTTAATTCTTCTTTTAATTATTCCTCCAACTTTTTTTCCAGATAACTGAAATAGCTGAATTCTGATttaatatatcaaattaaaaaagtaaCTCTATATTTTCTGCAATAATTAGGTCAACTAATGAGATTTTCTCAATTAAAACTATATACAATATATCAATTTTACAAAACAGtttaacaatatataaaactCATTACTGAAATTTGAAGCAATGCTTTCTTTCTAAGTGTTTTCTGTCTACTGGAGATATAGTTCAAAAACAATTCATGGGCTACATATGAACGGCTTCATTCAGAAATGTAATTCAAacagtttttttcttaaatatctatatatatctttgTATTCAAAATGCTCTAAGGGATTTGATTCCTAGTGAGGTTTGTATGggattttttctttaaaacttgcattttttatAAGGcatttaaaatgatatatgattttaaattagtatatatttctatttactgtaaattcagaaattattgagagttttttattattgcgaaaattgCAACAGGGTTGCAATCACAATAATTCTAACTGGCATTTTAAATATATGAATTAAGAAGGATTTTTCCCAAAATCGTaataattaaaatcacatttaagtgtaaattgacaaaatcgcaataataaatgcacacaataatttctgaatttacagtatctatttttatatctatatatttaataGATATATTTGCACTTTTCCCCTGTTTACACTCACCTACagtaacaacaaacaaatgggcattcttttgaaataaaactttGACTATCAAATTTCATGGATAAACATATGGTGACAATTTTTTTATCTAAGAATGACACATcacttttgtttattaaaaccttgttgtttaaaaataatgccatacaatatataacatataaacaTATTAAATGCCCTTATCTAGTGGACATCTAGTGAACAAAAGGcatttacaaaaaagaaatttctagtaggttaatcatgttaatagataataaaaagagagaaaattcCAGCAATATGAAAGGTGTACATGTGTTAGTTAAACGGATAGTAGctacaattttcatttaaattatttttttaatctatatgccggattttgtaaaaaaaatttaataagtaTCATTAAAACAATTACTGGTTACTTTTCATTTAGCATTTAGAAGCTTTTTAATGTTTAACACCTGAATTTATTTCTTGTCTATAGACAATAATTCAATGTTAAGCCAACCCTTATTCATATAACCTATTATGTTGACCTTAACTCTTCAGTTCCCAATGCGCAATCGCACATAATGGCAGTGTTCCTTGAAGGAAAAATTGTCGAACAGGGGAATGTTATCGCTGAAATGGTACGTCAATTTACAGTTTCTGtgagaaagaaacaaaaaagaggaGCAGACAAGTTATtggaaatcaaaaataaaaaacggCGATGAGATTGGTCATTAAAATCACTCAAAACACCTGTGATGCAGGCAAAGCCAAACAGAAGTAGCCGACGGTTTGTGTaatgtttacatttcttaaatATTGCAGATCACATGAAAATAAATTGCAACGTGTTCATTattgtcaaaaatatgtttattaattATGGCATGGTTTGGTCTTACAAATGTTATAACAAGTGTATAAGATCGCCACTGTTGGAGAATCTTGGGTTGGAATAATAtgccgttttttgttatattttttatttacattatttgtaaATGGCTTCAAATATGTATGTTTAATATAAAGTAATTATCAAATATGTAAGAAAACTAAAAGCACATGTTCATATTTATCTATATCTTGGTTAGCTCACTCGTTGTGAAGGCAAAGTTCGGGAAGTAAACCTGATGCATAATTAATGAGATGAATAGACACGCAACACGATatgaattatcaattattaacacttctgtagtttatgaaaacattCTAGTGACCTTATTGCTTATTTTTAgtacatatctttgattttagcagctttaaaaattcataattttgtcaaaatcctAGCTACTTTTCCTTTAAATGAGCTTTTCTCTTATAATTTGATTAACGCAAGGCTTTAGGGGATTTAATTCAGAGTTTTTTTCATTTGCAGATTTTACAAGGTTAAGTGAGATCTAGAAAGGTTAAAGGTGGAAAAATGGCATTTTACTTAATATCTCATATCTTTTTGATGGACCAAcctattatgatttttttttcaatttataatttttttaaacaaatcgtATTTATCATCATCAGAATTAGTGGGATTGGTGTagcacaacattttttttaagtgtgAAGCGGAGCCATTGAAAGAACGGTTTCCATGGGACAAACCTATTTGAGTATTGTTTTGTAATTCCAAATTAGCATTACATGTAGATAAATGCATAACTTCCATCTGTAGGGTCTACATTTGGCAAGTTCAAAGTTCCAATATACTTCTCTTTTAATTAGTTCATCCtttgttatttaaaataagaGGATATAagaaacaagaatatgtccatggAACACAGATtggcactataattttctatgttcagtggactgtgaaattgggatcaaactctaatttggcatttaaactagaaagatcatatcataggaaacatatgtactaagtttcaagttaattggacttcaacttcatcaaaaactaccttgaccaaaaactttaacctgaaggaggacagacagacgaacagataCACAAACCGAAAAAAAataatgcccttctactatcatagttggggcataaaaagatcatctcatcaaatatatttattgtgaGCTATAATTTCTTCATCATTTGAACTCCTGTGGATATTTTTCTAacaggcaatcataccacatttccttgtTTTTCTATTACATCTTTTTTTGGtagttttttattcaaaagaaaagCAAAAGATTAATTACTCACTCAACTGATACTGATATTTGACATATACAAATTCTGAATCAAAACATGCTGTTGCTTAATTAATACACAATTTATCTCAggcatattttgaaattttttcaggCAGGTGGAGTACAAAAAAAATTTCATCCAACAAAACTGATCAGAACAAAAGAATGACTAATAGAATTTAATCTATTGTTTTACTCtgtaaattttttatcaaaataaaatcctaACTATTCTGTAAGATCTAGATTGAATTAGACATGTCTAAACGTAATTAGAGACCCTGTTGTTTATCTCAACTGTTTGGAACATTGTTTAAACAATAAATGGTCAAATTGGTCTCAAATTACTACATTGAGATTAAATGCAGtgttaaaaatcaaatcaaagataTTATGTCTGTTCAGTGAAGCATATAAGCATTCTATACATTTAGTAAATTTAGATCAATAAAAGTAACTAACAGTGTAAACATATACCTGTagttgtaaaatttacaaagactTGTAGCAATGTAATGTCTACCCACTCACAGATCTTTTATTCCAATTAAAAACCTACCAGTgtttcagtgttctccccaggccgttttagcgtcgcgctaccgcgacgctatattttttcaccgtgatgctataataattcccgcgacgctataattattcccacgacgctataattattttgaagatgctatttacttgtcctcaattttgaactttcatctattatcgattatgatcataaaaattataacacctttaattgtacatgtaatccctttaagtcggacactaaaggcaattaagagattaaatagccaGGTTTTAATTGacctcagggtgataactgtttggatgcgaatatcccaagctgacacttgtgacatgactaataccacgtgtctgctatcaccaatttcgacatggaaaaatgcaatcacaaaaacaattgaaatcaaaacttgtattacgaaatttcgaagattaaaacaatttttttttaaaggtcgtttatttgtacaactctccaaaaaatactttctttctcttccggtaatacgAGAGCTAGAATTTTGGTTTTGagctaaaataaattttatacttctttaaatagttatcataattggcttaagtttatgtttaattcatttaatacattaaaagcgtcttattcattcacaatctcttgtcaaacaatgtttattctcgggctcattttcataaatttttctaCGGCAGCATTGCatatttttgtgtaaactacagatcggaaccggaccagatatgacaaaaatccgcattttcacgataatgacaacagacggacggtagacagaaaaaatataccaatagagaaaactacgcattaatAGACTATTTGTTAGATGACTTTGTTGAAAATACGTATCATTTTGttgtaaagataagaaacaactTTGACTAATTCATTCAGTgcaatgaaacaatgaatttcattaacatgataaaaaaagtttttaaattgatattttttttgctacttttgctactttatctttacataatataatataaaaaaaatagttaattttgtgtactagatatttagttttgtatacaggttgcactataatgaaccattcattcatttgacttattgttgggtaactgaaagcacatatttatttttatttggcacaagaggaaaaaaataattctgtaactataaatgaataaagaaaacataaactgaaacaactgtttttgttgttatagtttaattgtattctcagttatgaattgaacaatataaactaaaacatataaaggaaaaagagcatcaacgcgacgcgacaattttttttttttttacgcaaaatgtgatgctatccaaaatttctggggagaacactggtgTTTGGTTTTTCAGCAGTCagtatttaataaataatttacctCCCTAAGATTAATGTCACTCAATAAGTTAAGTTGAGTTAAGTTAAGTGACAGATGTTATTTTACACACAGGCAGTTACaaagataacaaaaaacaaagtcattcaaataaaaaaatatgtactgaCAACAGCAAAATACCAACCTGGTCGTCTGGTTTTAGATGGTCTTCTAACAATTTCTGACTGTGCTGAGATATTCCGACGCTCATTTGTAGTGTCTGTCATAGCACTATTTCTGGGAGTGATGCGTAATCCCTGTAAACTTCTCTGTGACTGTGATCTGGAATCTGGAGTTGATCGTATAGATGTTAGTTCTATTGAATTTGATCGACTCGGTATATCATTATCTAAAGGCAATTGAAGTCTTGGCAGTTTTTGAAAGAATTGCTTATTTTGTGAATCATTATAAACTCCCTTTTTAGAATGCGCATTAGCGTCTGAATCTATTCCAGGCACATTTTCAAGATCTGATTCAATTAATGTCGGTAAATCCCTACCAAAAGGTGAACGCATTTCATTGCAACTTCTTATAGAATTACGACTCCTTTGCGGTGTCGATTGTGAACTCCTATTTGAATCAGGTCGATTTTCTTCATTTAACATTGACAAATGACCAAATATTGAAGAATGTTTTAAGTTTTTATGCCCTATTGGCAATTCACTGATAGTTTCAGTCTGCTCAGAATTATCAGTCCCTGATTGGGCTATTATTCCGCCATTTTGAGAATCAGAATTCTGCTGACCTGAATGATAAGATCCTGGCTGGCTACCAAAACTGGAcacatgattttgtaaaatctgtCTCTGTGATTGTGTACGGTTCAATAACCGGTTGCCTGGGAGATGATTACTAGATGTTGCCTCTGGTTCATTTTCATTTGTTCTGTAACAAAAATGACCGTGGGGATTTTGTGGtctttttatatttgttgttgtgcCAGTGCAAATAAACAGAAGTGCAGCATTTGTTTATAATACACCAATCTACtacattttttcttttgatagtaattatatatatatatacgtatatatatcTCATAATAAGACTTTTTTTAAAACCCAGTATAATAGAATATACATTTCTGTTCAAATTAAGCGTATACAATTTGttatgtcaatttaaaaaaaaaaatactattgagACTGTTATAAAAGCATTGTAATTCAacaaaatacatcataaaaggtAGTATGTTGattttgtattattaaatgtGGAATAATGAATATAATATTTACCTGGGTCCAACAGAACGCCCATCTAATGTAAAATTAGCCCTGATTTGGCTGTTTACATCAGCAGAATTACTACCGTCAGAAAGTCTTTGAGGTTTGACCATTGGTCTACGAGCACCTTTGGAGCTATCTGCTTTGGGTTCATTCTTTCTGTCCTGACGTATGATACCAACTCCTGGCAGTATTAATGATAGATCTTCCTGATTGCTGGCCCCTTCTTCCTCTTTCTTAGTTCTGAGTGATCTGTACAAATTGTTAAACAATGatttacattcaaaatttaatGATTTACAACATGAGTTACAATGAAGTATTGTTGCTACATGAGGCATCAGATATTATGTCCCTACTCAAAGCAGACATTGCTGCATATTTATACAATCGGCACAGCCAGACAGACTTCTCACTTCAGCAAGTGTTTTACTGCTAGATCAAAGTAAGTCtaggtgaccatatttctatactcTGCTTGACCTTGGGATGAATTGAAATTAAAGATTGAGTCGATCCAAAGAATCGAGTGCACagctttttttatgtttacatgtaGTCTCCTTATTAACAAGATTGTATTTCACATATTTTTGGTACCCATTTAATATCACGATCTTGTTATCATAACGACAAAGATAAGTGTGTACTTACTTCGTTTTTTTATCTTCAGCCTCGGCTTGAGCAGTAACTGGATCCCAAACCACCTGGCCATCAGCAGGACAAGTAGCATGAGAATGTAATAACCAGTTGTCGATACAATCCTTGTGAAACTGCAAAGTtaacattgtataaaattaagcaaaactttatttcagtatttcaaatcaattctCCAGAACTTGGTCTTTCTTACAGGAAAAAGTTATATTATGGTAGTTTATTATCAAAATTAGATTCAAAGTCTGTTAGATTTTCTTCATTTCTCTTTGTATAGAAAACATGCGAAACATTTATAACTGAATCAAAGGCAATCAATAgaacatatctttataaatatatgaaatttttaaGAGAGCCATTTATATTTTCAGAGAGATAATGACATTTCTTATATCAAACAAAAATCTAGTCAATCTTTATTGATTCTTATGACCCTGATTACAATAATAATCTTAAAATTTAACATCAGGTCAAGTCAAAAGGCTATCAGCAAGTggtgtaaaaacaaacaaaatatgtatctCAGAAATGATTTACCTTGTGCTTGCATCTAGGCAACTTTCTTATAAACTGGCCTACTTCATAACCACGAAGACAAATTCTACATTGCATCCCTGGCTGTAGTAAGTTAGAACTATCTCTCACTTTCTCCAAAGGAAAGGAATTTATTACTTCTTCAGGGATATCACTACCTATAttgttactgtaaaaaaaaaataacatgtttatttttaaaaagaaaaacttataCATGTTTGTACTTTCTTCATTTGCTGAATACTGCTACATATGTTCCTCATGACTAAATTGATTATGATTATATTGTTGTTTAaatcaaaaagtttaaaatgttGTAAAATTTCTTG
It includes:
- the LOC139513523 gene encoding E3 ubiquitin-protein ligase ZSWIM2-like isoform X1; protein product: MSRSVAWRKTCNELVFWRQCQALNATIYILRETGPTGFLLKEEGETKPVKAYLGDPHKCTCTQFQKDRDLCRHLCWLILKKFRVTQNNPISWQLGLVDRELNEVLHGHANKQPPKPPVRRWSTSGTSAATATESRPTIRQKDITDDDCCPICQDELLNKHIPVTYCKFGCGNSIHIKCMKVYAEHQKTTGDSIIKCPFCREDFGPLELLKQEGRNAMGVQQGGRMDRHLGTSCQSCRASPIEGKCYRCSICTEYNLCQTCFNTQIHTQHPFDYRHKRNQRWRPAQRTYGAMLPQAVADQLVNRDITEEDFELLMQLENNNIGSDIPEEVINSFPLEKVRDSSNLLQPGMQCRICLRGYEVGQFIRKLPRCKHKFHKDCIDNWLLHSHATCPADGQVVWDPVTAQAEAEDKKTKSLRTKKEEEGASNQEDLSLILPGVGIIRQDRKNEPKADSSKGARRPMVKPQRLSDGSNSADVNSQIRANFTLDGRSVGPRTNENEPEATSSNHLPGNRLLNRTQSQRQILQNHVSSFGSQPGSYHSDSRSQSQRSLQGLRITPRNSAMTDTTNERRNISAQSEIVRRPSKTRRPDDNGRWSQAESEISTPGSMGGIQSEPLHHSEALSDRLQEFQSPKKDELLDLYLGNDPRDQPAVNRVVNLPPRPMRRALGGSNRRRQNVRRVRSNEFSLDGSALANITLRDMI
- the LOC139513523 gene encoding E3 ubiquitin-protein ligase ZSWIM2-like isoform X2, whose product is MSRSVAWRKTCNELVFWRQCQALNATIYILRETGPTGFLLKEEGETKPVKAYLGDPHKCTCTQFQKDRDLCRHLCWLILKKFRVTQNNPISWQLGLVDRELNEVLHGHANKQPPKPPVRRWSTSGTSAATATESRPTIRQKDITDDDCCPICQDELLNKHIPVTYCKFGCGNSIHIKCMKVYAEHQKTTGDSIIKCPFCREDFGPLELLKQEGRNAMGVQQGGRMDRHLGTSCQSCRASPIEGKCYRCSICTEYNLCQTCFNTQIHTQHPFDYRHKRNQRWRPAQRTYGAMLPQAVADQLVNRDITEEDFELLMQLENNNIGSDIPEEVINSFPLEKVRDSSNLLQPGMQCRICLRGYEVGQFIRKLPRCKHKFHKDCIDNWLLHSHATCPADGQVVWDPVTAQAEAEDKKTKSLRTKKEEEGASNQEDLSLILPGVGIIRQDRKNEPKADSSKGARRPMVKPQRLSDGSNSADVNSQIRANFTLDGRSVGPRTNENEPEATSSNHLPGNRLLNRTQSQRQILQNHVSSFGSQPGSYHSDSRSQSQRSLQGLRITPRNSAMTDTTNERRNISAQSEIVRRPSKTRRPDDNGRWSQAESEISTPGSMGGIQSEPLHHSEALSDRLQLLDLYLGNDPRDQPAVNRVVNLPPRPMRRALGGSNRRRQNVRRVRSNEFSLDGSALANITLRDMI